From Ignavibacterium sp.:
AATCACGATTCTTATGAAAAGAGATTTCGGACCGATGCTTAAAGCAGAGCGATATGCTTTGGCGAATGGAATTGATGCAAAACATTCCGGAAGTAAAAGCAATGATATTCTTAAATCAACCGAACTCTTTGGAAATGAGGACAAAGCAAAGTGGTATAACGGAGTAATTCCGATTCTCATTATTGTCTTTGGTACTGTAGCCGGATTGATTTTCACAGGAATCAAATCCCTGGAATCGATGGGGATTAAAGATTATACACTACGCGATATAATTTCTAATTCTGATTCTTATTCTGCTTTGTTGTGGTCATCAGCAGCTGCGTGTGTCGTAGCAGGTGTTATGATTAGTTTTCAAAAGATTATGAATCTTGGTGAAATTATGGATGCCTGGTTTCTGGGAATCAGATCGATGCTTCTTGCTGTAGTGATGTTAACACTTGCCTGGGCAATTGGTTCAATCACACAGGATATGAAAACAGCCGATTACATTATTAGTGTAATTAGTGATTCGATTGCACCTCATTGGTTGCCTGTAATTGTATTTATTGTTTGTGCTGCCACAAGTTTTTCAACAGGAACGAGTTGGGGAACAATGGCTATTATGATGCCACTCGTTATTCCTTTGGCATTTCATATATCTTCACTTAATAATTTATCTGAAGCAGATAGTTATCTTATAATGGTTGGAGCAATAAGCTCTGTATTAGCCGGTTGTGTTTTTGGCGATCATTGCTCACCGATTTCTGATACTACAATTTTATCATCAATGGCTTCAGGTTGTGATCATGTTGCGCATGTAAATACTCAACTTCCTTATGCAATCTTTGTTGCAATTTTCTGTATGTTGCTCGGAGATATTCCGACAGCATTTGGATTCCCACCAATTCTGTCAATAGTTTTAATTGTTCTTTGTCTGATTATCGGATTAAGATTTCTTGGTAGAAAAGTATTGGATTAATCAGTTGATGCAAAAAGCTTTTCGATTGAAAAATAATTTACTGGAATCATTTCAGCTTTGATTTCTGGTATTGCGATTTCAACAAAAAGGTATTCCGGATAAATCCTTTGTCTTGGTGCAACTTTGTTAAAATCTCCGATTGAAATTCCTTCGTGAGTAATGTTCTTATTATCAATTAGAATCTTTTCATTAACAAAATTCAAAAAACTTCCTTTATAAAGATGATTCATCCTTCTTTTGATTTCTTTCGGAAGGTTTTCGCTATCGTAGTATTTATATTCATTTGAACTTTTATCAGCAAAAGAAATCCGGATGGCAGTTTCACCTTTATGAACCAATACCGGAGCTCCGTAATTAAGTTTTGAGAATAATTCTTTGCCATCTTCTCTTGATACTCTTACACAACCGTGAGATGAGGTTTTGTTCCCCAGATATTTATAATAAGATTTTCCTGCCAAAGCGTGAAAACCAATTCCATAATTAAATCCCATCCAATTTAACATCAAAGTACTATCAAATTGAGTTGAGTACCATTTTGCAGCTTTGTGCTGAATTACAAAAATGCCCGTATTTGTTTCAACTCCATCTTTAATTTTCTTTGTTCCGCTGGATACTTTAAATGTTTTAACGGAATCAAATCGAGAGTGAAGATATCCTAATTGTTTTGATAAATCAATTTCAACAAAATAATCTGACAAGGTAAAAACAGTATCGACAATTTTTGTCGAACTGATTTTTTTCAATTCCTCAAAACTCAAAGATTGCTTTGTTGAGTATACTCTATTCGGGTCATCAGCAAAACTGATGGTTGTAATTACGAATAAGATTAAAAGTGCTTTCATTCCGTGCTTTGGTTAAAATGAGATTTTATTAATTCTGCTTTCTTTATTCCGATCACCGAAGCAAGCTCTTCAAGTGAAGATGATTTTACTGCTTCGAGACTTCCGAATTTTTCAATAAGCAGTTTAGCAGTTTGTGTGCCAATACCTTTTATCTCAGTTAACTCTGTTGATATGATTCTTTTGGTTCTTCTTTGTCTGTGAAAGGTTATCGCAAACCGATGTGCTTCATCTCTTATTTGTTGCAAAAGTTTTAATCCGGATGATGTTTTTGCAATTGTTTCAGGTTCTGATTTGCCGGGAAAGAAAACTTCTTCCAATCTTTTTGCTAATCCAATGATATTATAATTTTTAACACCAAGTTTATTCAGAACTTCAACTGCACTTGAAAGCTGACCTTTTCCACCGTCAACCATTATCAAATCGGGAAAAGTTTCATTTTCGGTCAGCAGTTTTGAGTACCTTCTTTCAATGACTTCACGCATACTTGCAAAATCATCAGGACCGTCAACACTTTTAATTATGAATTTTCTGTATAAACTTTTCTTTGGTTTTCCGTCAACAAAAACTACCATACTTGCAACACTGTCTGAGCCCTGAATGTTTGAAATGTCAAAACACTCAATCTTCTTTGGTAGGTTTTTTAATCTTAAATCTCTTTGTAAGGCAGCAAGTGGATAGGGAACATTTCCAAGATTTTTCATTTTCTGAATCTGAATTTCTTTCAACTGCAGCATAGCATTTTCTTTACACATCTTTACAAGTGACTTCAAATCACCTCTTTGTGGCACAACAAATTTTACTCTATGATTTGCTTTATGAATAAGCCATTCGAGAATTGCTTCTTTATCTTCGGGTTCAACTTCCAATACTATTTCTTTTGGAATCTCAGCGAAATCCTGATAATAAAATTTTATTGCAGCAGAATAAATCTGTGGAAGTTCTTCACCTTCTTCTATCGAAAGACGAAGTTGTTTCTTGCCAATTAATTTTCCATCACGAATATTAAATACAGAACAGCTTGAATCTTTTCCTTCAAATGCAACGGCGAAAATATCTCTGTCATCAAAATCATCGCTAACAATTTTTTGTTTTGATGAAATACTTGTCAGTTGATTTATTTTATCTCTTAATTCGGCTGCTTTTTCAAACTCAAGATTTTCAACGGCAATATTCATTTTTTCAGTAAATGATTTTATTAATTCATCTGTCTTGCCCTTAAGCAATTGAATTACTTCTTTTACCATTTCATTATAAGCGACTGCACTAATCAGACCTTCGCAAGGTCCGTCACATTTCTTAATATGATAATCAAGACAGACTTTAAATTTTTTAGCATTTATGTTTTCCTCAGTCAAATCAAGTTTACAACTTCTTATTCTGAAAATCTGATTGATCATCCTTAATGAAGCTTTCATACTTTTAACATCTGTATAAGGACCAAAATATTTCGAACCATCATTAACCAGATGTCTTGTAGGATAAATTCTTGGGAATAGTTCATTCGTCACTTTAATGAAAGGATAACTTTTATCGTCTTTAAGATTTACATTATATCTTGGTTTGAACTGCTTGATAAGATTGTTCTCAAGTATGAGAGCTTCAACTTCGCTGTCGGTAACAACAATCTGAACTTCTTCTGTCTTTTCAACGATTGCTAATGTTTTAGGTGATGTTACATTATTCTGAAAATAACTTCTTACACGATTTCTTAAATTCTTTGCTTTACCTACATAAATAATTTTACCATTCTTATTAAGAAACTGATATACGCCAGGTTTAGCAGGTAAATTTTTTAATTGTAATTCTAATTTTGAATTCATGACACAAAGTGGAGTAATTCACTTTTTTTGTTGAGTGAAAATAAAGCAGGAAGGTGATAAAATAAATTTAGTCTTTAAGCACCATATTTTTGGGAATTACAACAATACCAGTTTCAGTCACGGTGAACTTTTTCTTGTCTTCCTCAGGATCAAATCCTATTTCATATCCCTCAGGTATTGTTACATTCTTATCAATAATAGCTCTTCTTATTCTTGCATGACGACCAACCCAAACATTGTGAAAAAGAATTGAATCTGTTATGTACGAATAAGAATTTATTCTGACATTAGCTCCAAGTATTGACCTTTCAACCAAACCTCCTGAAACTATGGTTCCGTCGCAAACAAGAGAATTTAAAGTTCTACCAACTCTTTCTCCTTCGTGAGAAACTGTTTTTGCAGGTGGATATTGATATTGATATGTTCTTAAAGGCCATTCTGAATCGTAAAGATTAAATTCCGGTGTAACGCTTATCAAGTCCATATTAGCAGCGTAGTAACTATCAAGCGTTCCAATATCTCTCCAATATGGCTGAACTTTTTTGTTCTCATCAATGAAGCGAAAAGCGATTACTTTTAATTTGGATTTAACCATATATGGAATTACATCCTGTCCAAAATCAAGTGCTTTTATTTTTTTCGATTCCATTTCAAGTAATACATCTTTAAGTACAGAAGCTTTGAAAACATAAATTCCCATATTAACAAACGAGAAACCTTTTTTATCAGGAATTTCCGGAGGAACAGGTGGTTTCTCAATAAAAGATTGCACATTATAGTTTTCATCAATTCCAACAATTCCAAATCTGCTTGCCTGGTCTTTAGGAACTTCAATACAAGCCATACTTAAATCAGCATCGTTCTTAATGTGATTATCAATAAATTTCAGATAGTCCATTTTGTAGATATGATCACCGCTTAATATTAAAACCCATTTTGCTTTTCTGTCAGAGAAAAGATTAAGGTTCTGATAGATTGCATTTGCAGTTCCCAGATACCAATCATTATTCATTTTTCTTTGAGGTGGAACTGAGTAGATGAATTCTCCAAGCTCAGGATTAAAAATACTCCACGCTTCAAACAAATGCATATTGAGAGAGTCAGATTTATATTGTGTTAGAACATAAATTCTCCTTAAACCAGAGTTCAGACAATTTGATAAAGCGAAATCAATAATTCTGTATTTGCCACCAAATGGAACTGCGGGTTTACTTCTGACTGCGGTTAAAGGATAAAGTCTTTCACCTTGACCACCAGCAAGAATAACGGTGATTGTATCTCTGAGAATTGATGAACCAGGGGAGAACATATTAACCTCTTAATTTACATCAAAAATATATTGAATTATCTTTTGATTGGCAATTAAAGTTTTGGTTAAATTGTAAAAAAAAATTCTAAAAATATTAAAGTTAATTATTCAGGTATGTGAAATGTTTTTTGCTCTCAACCTTTTAAAGATCCTTTTAGTGATAGATGTAGTTCTGTTTAAGTTAATTTTTAATGATGGAGTTAAAGCAGGATATGTTAGCACATCTCAGAAGAATGTAGATATTCTTCACTATCATTTGAAAATAGATTTAAACGCAGAAAAAAAGTTAATCGAAGGTGAAGTTAAAATACTTGCACACAAATTAATTCCTGAGCAAAGAAATATTGATTTACATTTCTATGGAAATATGATTGCAAAGAAAGTTTATTCAGAGTCAGGTGAATTAATGTTTCATCAGATAAAAAATATTCTTTCGATTGATGTTTCCGAAATCAAAAAAGACACAGTCGGGTTTTCAATTCAATATTATGGAAGTCCAAAACGCTCCGGATTCAATGGGTTCGTGTTCGGAGAGATTAATAATATTCCTCTCATTTATAATTTGAATGAACCTAATTATGCTCCAAGTTGGTTTCCTTGTGATGATGATCCTGAGGACAAAGCTTTCCTCGATATTGAAATAACTAATGACAGTAGTTTTGTTTCCGTTTCGAATGGAAAATTAGTTAGTGTTAAAAATAATGGTGAGAAAAAAACATATCATTGGAAGTCAGACTATCCGATTTCAACATACCTGATTGCTGTTTATTCATCAAAGTATATTTCATTTACTCAAAACTATAAATCAATTTCAGGAAAAGAATTTCCACTTGAGTTTTATGTATTACCAAATCATCTGGAA
This genomic window contains:
- a CDS encoding Na+/H+ antiporter NhaC family protein, whose product is MKKFFLLNLFFLIFSVMSYSQKIQVPQIVLTNIEFEIKISDYPDTNSSIPIKIISSEGKLISEHHLNRQEKQFSGKIKLPDSGKYFIELNGKRNDSTINVIPGFLSIIPPLIAIFVALIFRQVLFSLLLGIFAGTFFLYDYNPLIAFMRLVDVYVINSLIDKSHIQIIVFTLMFGGVIGLMSKSGGTTGIANLLIPLAKNRKSGMLATWLSGIIIFFDDYANTLVVGNLMRPLTDKLKISREKLAFIVDATSAPVASIFLISSWIGYEVGLIQDGFKVIGSNVNAYNVFLDTIIFRFYPIAMLIFIPITILMKRDFGPMLKAERYALANGIDAKHSGSKSNDILKSTELFGNEDKAKWYNGVIPILIIVFGTVAGLIFTGIKSLESMGIKDYTLRDIISNSDSYSALLWSSAAACVVAGVMISFQKIMNLGEIMDAWFLGIRSMLLAVVMLTLAWAIGSITQDMKTADYIISVISDSIAPHWLPVIVFIVCAATSFSTGTSWGTMAIMMPLVIPLAFHISSLNNLSEADSYLIMVGAISSVLAGCVFGDHCSPISDTTILSSMASGCDHVAHVNTQLPYAIFVAIFCMLLGDIPTAFGFPPILSIVLIVLCLIIGLRFLGRKVLD
- a CDS encoding L,D-transpeptidase, translating into MKALLILFVITTISFADDPNRVYSTKQSLSFEELKKISSTKIVDTVFTLSDYFVEIDLSKQLGYLHSRFDSVKTFKVSSGTKKIKDGVETNTGIFVIQHKAAKWYSTQFDSTLMLNWMGFNYGIGFHALAGKSYYKYLGNKTSSHGCVRVSREDGKELFSKLNYGAPVLVHKGETAIRISFADKSSNEYKYYDSENLPKEIKRRMNHLYKGSFLNFVNEKILIDNKNITHEGISIGDFNKVAPRQRIYPEYLFVEIAIPEIKAEMIPVNYFSIEKLFASTD
- the uvrC gene encoding excinuclease ABC subunit UvrC, whose product is MNSKLELQLKNLPAKPGVYQFLNKNGKIIYVGKAKNLRNRVRSYFQNNVTSPKTLAIVEKTEEVQIVVTDSEVEALILENNLIKQFKPRYNVNLKDDKSYPFIKVTNELFPRIYPTRHLVNDGSKYFGPYTDVKSMKASLRMINQIFRIRSCKLDLTEENINAKKFKVCLDYHIKKCDGPCEGLISAVAYNEMVKEVIQLLKGKTDELIKSFTEKMNIAVENLEFEKAAELRDKINQLTSISSKQKIVSDDFDDRDIFAVAFEGKDSSCSVFNIRDGKLIGKKQLRLSIEEGEELPQIYSAAIKFYYQDFAEIPKEIVLEVEPEDKEAILEWLIHKANHRVKFVVPQRGDLKSLVKMCKENAMLQLKEIQIQKMKNLGNVPYPLAALQRDLRLKNLPKKIECFDISNIQGSDSVASMVVFVDGKPKKSLYRKFIIKSVDGPDDFASMREVIERRYSKLLTENETFPDLIMVDGGKGQLSSAVEVLNKLGVKNYNIIGLAKRLEEVFFPGKSEPETIAKTSSGLKLLQQIRDEAHRFAITFHRQRRTKRIISTELTEIKGIGTQTAKLLIEKFGSLEAVKSSSLEELASVIGIKKAELIKSHFNQSTE
- the glgC gene encoding glucose-1-phosphate adenylyltransferase, which translates into the protein MFSPGSSILRDTITVILAGGQGERLYPLTAVRSKPAVPFGGKYRIIDFALSNCLNSGLRRIYVLTQYKSDSLNMHLFEAWSIFNPELGEFIYSVPPQRKMNNDWYLGTANAIYQNLNLFSDRKAKWVLILSGDHIYKMDYLKFIDNHIKNDADLSMACIEVPKDQASRFGIVGIDENYNVQSFIEKPPVPPEIPDKKGFSFVNMGIYVFKASVLKDVLLEMESKKIKALDFGQDVIPYMVKSKLKVIAFRFIDENKKVQPYWRDIGTLDSYYAANMDLISVTPEFNLYDSEWPLRTYQYQYPPAKTVSHEGERVGRTLNSLVCDGTIVSGGLVERSILGANVRINSYSYITDSILFHNVWVGRHARIRRAIIDKNVTIPEGYEIGFDPEEDKKKFTVTETGIVVIPKNMVLKD